The window CGCACAACTGCCAGTAGAAGAAGAAACCACGGATATTTTGCAGTTGAAAGTTACAGAACAGGACGAAGAAGAATTGCCGTTTTAACCCCAACATTCAACAAAAATGAAGAATCAGGCTTTTATCTTTGATTCTTGACATTTTAACTGTTAGTTTACACTCGCGTCTGGAATGGCTTTCCTCTCTCTTGTAACAACCCATAACCCAATCTCCGGGAGAAATCAGTATGGCAGATGTGAATGGCACGATGATGCAGTATTTCCACTGGTACATCCCAGCCGATGGCACCTTGTGGGAGGAAGTTAAAAACAAAGCGGCAGACTTGGCTCAAGCTGGCTTTACAGCCTTATGGTTACCACCCGCGTACAAGGGTCAAGGCGGTGGGTATGATGTCGGTTATGGGGTTTACGATCTCTTCGATTTAGGTGAATTTGCTCAGAAAAATACAGTACGCACGAAGTACGGCACACGAGAGCAGTTGCTTGCCGCCGTAAAAGCGGTACAGAATGCTGGGATGCAAGCCTACGCAGATGTAGTTCTCAATCACAAAGACGGCGGAGATAACCCTGAAACGGTCAAAGCGTTACCCTTCAGCACGGATAACCGTAATTATCCATCAGGTGATTGGCAACAGATTGAGATTTACACCAACTTTACCTTTCCTGGGCGTGGCAGCAAACACTCCAGTATGGAATGGCACTGGTGGCACTTTGATGCAGTGAACCACCGTAAGGATCGCTTAGGGGACAATAGTACGGTTTACCTCTTAGAGGGCAAAAACTTTGATAACTTCGTCGATTTGGAGAAAGGCAATTACTCCTTCCTCATGGCTTGCGACTTGGATATGGAACATGAGCAAGTGCAGGGCGAACTTAAGTATTGGGGCGAGTGGTTCTTAGATACAACGGGTGTCGATGGCTTCCGACTTGATGCGATTAAGCATATCCCATCCTGGTTTTATAAAGACTGGCTCAATCATGTGCGTCACCATGCACAGCAGAATTTATTTACCGTGGGTGAATACTGGTCAGACAACATTGCCGCCTTGCACTGGTATATTAGTGCGACTGAGGGAAAGATGTCGCTGTTTGATGTGCCACTGCATTACAACTTCCATCGCGCTAGTAAGCTGGGTGGATACTACGATATGCGGAACATCTTGAACGGCACCCTGATGCAGCAGCAACCGGCACTCGCGGTTACCTTTGTGGAAAACCATGATAGTCAGCCGTTGCAATCGCTGGAATCTGTGGTTGAGTCATGGTTCAAGCCGTTGGCGTATGCCATCATCCTGCTGCGTCGGGAGGGCTACCCCTGCGTGTTCTATGCCGATTATTACGGAGCACATTACAAAGATAAGGGGTATGAAATCTGGCTGGATTCCCATCGCTGGCTAATCGACAAGTTTTTACATGCCCGCCAAAACTATGCCTATGGTAATCAGTATGACTACTTCGACGATCAAAACATCATCGGCTGGACGCGCTTAGGCAATCCAGAGCATCCTAAAGCCATGGCGGTACTGATGAGTGATGGCCCAGCCGGTAGCAAGTGGATGGAGGTCGGTAAGCGTAGTGCAATCTTCCATGACCTAACTGAGCATATCAAAGAACCTGTACACACCAATGGTGATGGTTGGGGTGAGTTCCGCTGCAACGGTGGCTCAGTTTCAGTATGGCTTGAACAATAGTCAGACTGACGCACAAGCTCAGAAATCCCCAAACTAGGACTTCGGTCATGGTGAATTCGCCGACTTGTAGTAGACTTGCTGTTATTGCGCCTCTACAGGTCGGTGTTAACTGCGAATTGTGCCAGCGTCTAACCATGCTCAGTCATACCATTTGGGATTTAGAATTTGGGATTGGGGATTTCCACAGCCTTGGTAGTCGGGAATTTCAGAACTCTGAATGTGACCTATCCCAACCTAAAAGGTATCGCTTGAAAGCTGAATTTCGCTTACTCCACACACTGATAGTTTTGGGTGGAGTAGCAACTAGTATCTGGAGTGCTGTTCCCGCCTTGGCACAAAGCACTTTGGCTCAAGCGAGTTCATCTTCTCCTGTGATCGTCCCTTTGCAGAAGGACGACTCCTCTAATGTTGACCCTCTGAGTACACCTGTCACGGATACTGTTACGCCTACTAGTGTCGCTCCCACTCCCTTCGCAATTCCCACAGGGACTGCACCAGAGGTATCAACCGCTCCGACAACTTTCAACACCACCCCCTCAACGCCTCCCCTCATAGTCACGCCAGAAGCATCGGCAGCTCCCCTCACCTTTACACTCACCCCTTCCACCCCGCCTACGACGCCTGCACCTGCACCCACAATGCTTCTCACGCCCACCGAGACTACACCTGTGGCAACTCCTATCTCCCCCGCTCCCCCAACCGTGATTAATTCTGAGACTTCCGATTCTGTCCTCAGAACAATGACGATTCAGAACCCCAGTGGTTTTAATAATTCAGGAAATCAATAGGTTAGGATTTGGCTGCTGTAAACTCTTTATCTGAGTGAAAATAGGGAACGGGGAATGGTAAGGATGAGTAAGAATTCCCCATTTCCCTGAACCAGCCTTTAACCTAGCTGGATTAGTTAGTGCCAAATCAGGCAACGTTTCTCCAAGAGGATTCGATTAATGGGATTGATCATTGCCACAGTTAACATGAAGGGCGGTGTTGGGAAGACAACCCTCACCGTAAACTTGGCTACTTGCTTGGCAAAATATCACGGAAAGCGAGTTTTAGTGGTTGATTTAGACTCACAAATTAGCGCAACACTGAGTCTAATGCAGCCTCAAGATTTTGCAAAGGTGAGGAGAGAAAAGCGCACATTGGGTCAGTTAATTTATAAAGAAATAAAACCCAATAATCGGATTAAACGCACAACAGAAGAGGTTATTCAATCAGATATTTGTCAAATTCCAGAGTTAAATTTGTTGCCTGGAGATATTGACCTTTATGATGAATATTTAGTGTCAGAGCTTCTGCATAAAAAAGCTTCTAACCAAGAAAATTGTGATTTTAGTGATGTTTGGAATGGTTTTGAAGAGGAATTAATTAAAGGAATTTTAGAGCCTGTCGTTAATGACTACGATTTTATTATTCTCGACTGTGCTCCTGGTTATAATCTTTTAACTCGAAGTGGAATTGTAGCTAGTGATTTTTATCTACTTCCAGCTAGACCTGAACCTTTATCTGTTGTTGGAATTCAGCTTTTAGAAAGACGAATTTCTAAGTTGAAAAACAGTTACGGTGATGATAGCTGTTTTAAGGCTCAATTACTTGGAATTGTGTTTATTTTGTCGAGTGGTGGTCTTTTCGACAGGTATTATAAACAGGTGATGCAGCGAGTTACCACAGAATTCAGTCCAGCTCAAATGTTTGAGAATCGCATTCCGATGGATGTCAATGTGGCTAAAGCTGTGGATAGTTTTATGCCAGCCGTTCTGGCAACTCCAAATTCTTCGGGTTCTAAAGCATTCGCCAAGTTAACTGAAGAATTTTTACAAAAAGTGGGGAATTCTAACAATCTGTATTCAACCTCTCAGCCTCCGATGAATGTGGTTAATCTGGAGTAATATCAAGTTCGGCTGAAAATCCCTACTTAGGGAAATCAGGAGTGAGGCAGAAGATTATGGCCTTCTCACTCCTGATTTTTTTAGCTAATCATTTGGTGGGCAAACTAATAGCTGTGTTAATCCAGAAAAGAAGTAGGGTAGGCATTGCCCACCCTACTTTAACTAAACGAGAACAATATCAAGACTGGGAGCAAATCCTGGGGGTGTGTTTTCGATGGTCGCAAATTGTGTTGGACCCGTTATACCACTTGGATCGAAGAACAATGCACCTGTAGAGCTGTTATAGCTAAACTGGCTTAATGAGGTTGCTCCAAATCCCGACATGGAGATTTGAATGGTATCACCTTCTGTCCACTGGAAGTCTTTGATGATATCAATTCCTTCAGACAGCGAGTTAAAGATAAACTTATCAGCTCCTGCGCCACCCCAAAGGGTGTCAACTCCTGAACCACCCGTAAGACTGTCATTGCCATCTCCACCAATTAAGCTGTCATTGCCACCGTATCCATAGAGCGCGTCATTCCCACCGTACCCATAAAGGGCGTTGGCGAAATTGTTGCCAGAGATGACGTTGTTGAGGTTGTTGCCATCGCCGTAGTAAGCCGTGCCAGTCAGAGTCAGGTTTTCGACGTTAGCAGGCAACCATTCGATGCTTGTGCTGACTGAGCTGTAAACCAGATCTGTCCCTTGATTGGCGTACTCAATGACTTGATCAGATATCGAATCTACATAATAGATGTCGTTGCCAATTCCCCCGTACATGGTGTCGGCACCTAACCCACCATTGAGGATGTTATTGCCACTGTTACCAGTGAGGACGTTGTTATTGCCGTTACCTGTAGCGTTAATGTTGGCACTCCCTGTCAGCGTCAGGTTCTCAATCCCATACCCCAGAGTATGATTGACCGAAGAATATACCGAATCGACACCACCGAGAGCATCGTTGTAGGTTTCCGCCACCACATCACCGACGTTGTCCACGTAGTAAGTGTCGTCGCCATCTCCACCATTCATGGTGTCGGCACCTAATCCACCATCGAGAATGTTATTGCCACTGTTGCCAGTGAGGACGTTATCATTGCCATTACCTGTGGCGTTAATATTGCCAAAACCCGTCAGCGTCAGGTTCTCAATCCCATACCCCAGAGTATGATTGACCGAGGAATATACCGAATCTACACCACCGAGAGCATCGTTGTAGGTTTCCGCCACCACATCACCGACGTTGTCCACGTAGTAAGTGTCGTCGCCATCTCCACCATTCATGGTGTCGGCACCTAATCCACCATTGAGGATGTTATTGCCACTGTTGCCAGTGATGACGTTGTTATTGCCATTGCCTGTGGCGTTAATGTTGGCAGTCCCTGTCAGCGTCAGGTTCTCAATCCCATACCCTTGCCCACCAGACACTGTACCAGGTGAGAGGGAATAGCTAACTGAGGAATATACTGAATCTACACCACCGAGGGCATCGTTGTAGTATTCCCCTACTACATCACCGACGTTGTCCACGTAGTAGGTGTCGTCGCCATCGCCACCATTCATGGTGTCGGCACCTGCACCACCATTGAGGATGTTATTGCCACTGTTGCCAGTGAGGACGTTGTTATTGCCATTGCCTGTGGCGTTAATGTTGGCAGTCCCTGTCAGCGTCAGGTTCTCAATCCCATACCCTTGCCCACCAGACACTGTACCAGGTGAGAGGGAATAGCTAACTGAGGAGAAGACTGAATCTACACCACCGAGGGCATCGTTGTAGTATTCCCCTACTACATCACCGACGTTGTCCACGTAGTAGGTGTCGTCGCCATCGCCACCATTCATGGTGTCGGCACCTAATCCACCATCGAGAATGTTATTGCCACTGTTACCAGTGAGGACGTTATCATTGCCATTACCTGTGGCGTTAATATTGCCAAAACCCGTCAGCGTCAGGTTCTCAATCCCATACCCCAGAGTATGATTGACCGAAGAATATACCGAATCGACACCACCGAGAGCATCGTTGTAGGTTTCCGCCACCACATCACCGACGTTGTCCACGTAGTAAGTGTCGTCGCCATCGCCACCATTCATGGTGTCGGCACCTAATCCACCATCGAGAATGTTATTGCCACTGTTACCAGTGAGGACGTTATCATTGCCATTACCTGTGGCGTTAATATTGCCAAAACCCGTCAGCGTCAGGTTCTCAATCCCATACCCCAGAGTATGATTGACCGAGGAATATACCGAATCTACACCACCGAGGGCATCGTTGTAGGTTTCCGCCACTACATCACCAACGTTGTCCACGTAGTAGGTGTCGTTGCCATCTCCACCATTCAT of the Allocoleopsis franciscana PCC 7113 genome contains:
- a CDS encoding alpha-amylase translates to MADVNGTMMQYFHWYIPADGTLWEEVKNKAADLAQAGFTALWLPPAYKGQGGGYDVGYGVYDLFDLGEFAQKNTVRTKYGTREQLLAAVKAVQNAGMQAYADVVLNHKDGGDNPETVKALPFSTDNRNYPSGDWQQIEIYTNFTFPGRGSKHSSMEWHWWHFDAVNHRKDRLGDNSTVYLLEGKNFDNFVDLEKGNYSFLMACDLDMEHEQVQGELKYWGEWFLDTTGVDGFRLDAIKHIPSWFYKDWLNHVRHHAQQNLFTVGEYWSDNIAALHWYISATEGKMSLFDVPLHYNFHRASKLGGYYDMRNILNGTLMQQQPALAVTFVENHDSQPLQSLESVVESWFKPLAYAIILLRREGYPCVFYADYYGAHYKDKGYEIWLDSHRWLIDKFLHARQNYAYGNQYDYFDDQNIIGWTRLGNPEHPKAMAVLMSDGPAGSKWMEVGKRSAIFHDLTEHIKEPVHTNGDGWGEFRCNGGSVSVWLEQ
- a CDS encoding ParA family protein, translating into MGLIIATVNMKGGVGKTTLTVNLATCLAKYHGKRVLVVDLDSQISATLSLMQPQDFAKVRREKRTLGQLIYKEIKPNNRIKRTTEEVIQSDICQIPELNLLPGDIDLYDEYLVSELLHKKASNQENCDFSDVWNGFEEELIKGILEPVVNDYDFIILDCAPGYNLLTRSGIVASDFYLLPARPEPLSVVGIQLLERRISKLKNSYGDDSCFKAQLLGIVFILSSGGLFDRYYKQVMQRVTTEFSPAQMFENRIPMDVNVAKAVDSFMPAVLATPNSSGSKAFAKLTEEFLQKVGNSNNLYSTSQPPMNVVNLE
- a CDS encoding beta strand repeat-containing protein — encoded protein: MATINGTNGDDILNGIVDWFGDVPDTINGLNGNDVLNGLSTNDTLNGGLGADTMNGGDGNDTYYVDNVGDVVAETYNDALGGVDSVYSSVNHTLGYGIENLTLTGFGNINATGNGNDNVLTGNSGNNILDGGLGADTMNGGDGDDTYYVDNVGDVVAETYNDALGGVDSVYSSVNHTLGYGIENLTLTGFGNINATGNGNDNVLTGNSGNNILDGGLGADTMNGGDGDDTYYVDNVGDVVGEYYNDALGGVDSVFSSVSYSLSPGTVSGGQGYGIENLTLTGTANINATGNGNNNVLTGNSGNNILNGGAGADTMNGGDGDDTYYVDNVGDVVGEYYNDALGGVDSVYSSVSYSLSPGTVSGGQGYGIENLTLTGTANINATGNGNNNVITGNSGNNILNGGLGADTMNGGDGDDTYYVDNVGDVVAETYNDALGGVDSVYSSVNHTLGYGIENLTLTGFGNINATGNGNDNVLTGNSGNNILDGGLGADTMNGGDGDDTYYVDNVGDVVAETYNDALGGVDSVYSSVNHTLGYGIENLTLTGSANINATGNGNNNVLTGNSGNNILNGGLGADTMYGGIGNDIYYVDSISDQVIEYANQGTDLVYSSVSTSIEWLPANVENLTLTGTAYYGDGNNLNNVISGNNFANALYGYGGNDALYGYGGNDSLIGGDGNDSLTGGSGVDTLWGGAGADKFIFNSLSEGIDIIKDFQWTEGDTIQISMSGFGATSLSQFSYNSSTGALFFDPSGITGPTQFATIENTPPGFAPSLDIVLV